Genomic segment of Malus domestica chromosome 15, GDT2T_hap1:
CGGAGCTTCAGCTGCGGCAGCAACAAACGAGGAGTCGTAACATGAGCAGGGGCTCGGAATTCCAGCAGTGGAGTCCGCAGAATCTGACGTGTCCTTTCTATCCGGCGGCGTCGAGCTTCTCGGAGAAGGTGGTGTTGCCGGAGCGCACGGGGGAGGTGGAGAAGGAGGACTTGTGGGATGAGTTGGAGAGGGGGCCGGGACTGTCGTATGATAATTACATGGATGCCACTGTTGGGAACGGGGTGCCGGAGAATCCGACATGTCCTCCCCCTCCGTTTACCTAAAATGGCTCATAGCCTTTGTATAAATCAATACCTTCTGTATCAGTTGAAATATACAATTCCACAAATTGTCAGGAAATTAGTAAATTTCAGCACCCAAACCAACACGTACAATCCCTTCAGAGAGAAAGTTAAGTCAAATTCTACATGATTCAGTACTTCACCTGGGAGGGTAAGATCTACCGTTGGTTAAGATATAATTAAGTCAAGGATTAATCATTAAAGCAAGGGGATAAAAGATAATCCCACAATacaaggggtggtttgggagtgaggtgcttaaaaaaaaagcacctatgaaaacaagctgtgagggttttaggtgtttggtaaactaaaaaaaaagggcttattttagaagctgctgtgagaataagctgaaatcaaaggaaaaagctgaagctgctatttgcagctttggaaaactggcttttttttcaaagtacacaGAGCTACAgttctcctttaatgaaaagatccactatcagactgttttttttttccaaaagcacttttacaaaaaagtttaccaaacactctgctaatTTATTTCACatctgcttattctcacagtacagccgcttattctcacatcaactttttttcataacacagtaataccaaaccagcccaaaGAAGCCTAGAAGGACAGCTTTCCACATAAACTTGCAATTGTCTAAATTGCTTTCCGGGAATCATATCATTCACCACTAGTCACAAAAAAAGATGAATGAATGATGCTGCCCTTTTAGTGGTTTTAATGACCTTCACTTCCATCATTACTTCAACATATTTCTGGTTTTTAGTGGTATTAATCGACTCATCATTCCACTAATTGGGACTTTGCTCCCACTCAACATATAAAGATTCAACCACCGTAGAaaacctttttcttcttcttcttaaaaTTACATCGCTCATGAAATTACGACCCATTTAGTACTATGGTTTGGTGGTATTcacttcacttgtaagtgagaggttttagactCGAATCTCGTACATGGCGAATTCGATAATAAATTAGGTTGtttattgtgtggcttagcttAACTCTCCCTTctcttaatgtaaaatatatcattgtactaaaaaaaattacgaCCCTCATAAAATTATTcgacttttttatatttttagtttaaagTTTAACATAAATAAGCttattactctttttttttttaatacgtgcggcattttattttaaattaattttctcattttctctcccTACACTACACACTTTTGTTGTGTTTTGGCCTTGAACTGGATGAATCAAAAGAAAACCTACATACAAATGTGTAATAGAGATAAGGTGTGTGAAAAACACTTTTCTTTCATCATATGATTAACTACTATAAAAATGCAAGATAAAAACACGAGAGCTTCAACAGTGTATCACTACCATCACATTTTATTCAAAACGAGAGTCATCTTCATCAATAATTTATCTCATTTAATCATTCAACCAAAAATCATACATTTACAAAATTGTTCGTGCACTGGCAGAACCACCTTAAAGGCTACCATGGGCTATAGCTCAGGTAGCTTTCGGTGAAAAATATATTACAGTTTACAAACCATCtctttttcttaaattatttttctcaaattatttttctcatcacttcTTGTACATATATATTTCAAGTTTGAATTTTAACACCTATTTGTTTAGTAATGAAAAGTTATTGACTCAACTTGTGAAAATTTTCTTAAACTAGCCAATACTGTAAAAAATACATTATCAAGTTTCTTTGGTTATAAAGATTTAAACGTTTAAGCTAGCTCACTGGATGACAAATTATTAACTCGGCTCTTGTGTCCGTAGAGACCAAATAATTACATGAACGACAAATGGAACtttttattcttttaccttAACGACTGTTTGGTCACGATGTTTCAAGAGATAGCAAGATTTGGCTGTTGAATAAACAAATTGTTTTGGTGGAATTAactaataattatattatatatattggaaGATCTGTGGTCAGCTTCCTTCCAACAACAACGTGTAATACTTCGTTGTATCAGGTTAATTAACCTCCCCTAGTAATTAACCATTAATTATCATGCAAAGCATGTCTGTTATGTCTTGTATTCCAGACTGATCTACCAGTCCACTCATAAATTCCAATTAAGGTCGATGCAGAAAAGTAATTTTGCTTGGACAATCATCTATATGCGCGGGTAGGGCAATCTTCAGCTGTTGATACGGagccaacaattaattaatgCAACTGCTTGCGCATCAGCGATTGTCTCTAACGTGAATGTAATTCTATCGTTTTAAGTGGGAATAAAATAGCTTACAATAGTAACTCGATGAAAGTACCACAAGATATTGGTCATTTGTGGCAACATGAGATTAAGACTACAATAGCAGTTCAACAACCAAACTTTTAAAGATTTCTTTTTTAACTAAAATAAATCTAATGGCAAATAATATCTATCTTATTGAAAAATTTAACATGTTATCAAATTGTTCATCTAAAGTATTGAAGAgatacatttttatttattaaaggaAACTTTGAATGCAGTCCCTAGCTataaatattctttgattgaaactttgttggttttcaatttttgatcgaagtctttgaaattaatgtgataatttatttctatgtacgttactatatttttaaattaaaaattaaaattttagctGTTTAtgtaaatgagattttaaataaaaaaccataatttgtgggattaaaaatattaaaatataaatatactattgtgtgtgtgtgtatgtgtgtgtgtgtgtacatgagtacattcatcaaaattaaccaaaaaattattgtaccaaaacatgggtacattcttcaaaatcacaacaaaaaaaaaagatattaggcttaaaaatggattagaaaaaaaatttctttgattaaacttgacatggatacatttaaaaaaaaaaaaaaagaatgtacccatataagtttaaaaatggattagaaaaaaaaattgaatagattacatataaaaaaaagggtacattttacacataacaaatttgtatatttaagaatgagtacattttaagattaaaaatttgaaaaaattacatgaatgggtacatataactagcatgggtacatttggcaaaaaaaaaaaaaaagggaacaaataaatttaaaaaaaaagggtacaaatacaaataaaacttaaaaaatatgggcacaaaaagaatttaatatatgggtacaaattaaatgtaacatcccacatcgcacaggggagtgatccttaaatgtatattttcatccctacctagcatgaggcattttgggagctcactagcttcgaattccatcggaactccgaagttaagcgagtagcacgcgagagcactcccatgatgggtgacccactgggaagttgctcgtgagttcccagaaacaaaaccgtgaggacgtggtcggggcccaaagtggacaatatcgtgctacggtggtggagcgggcccaggaagtgatccgcccagggccgagatgtgacaaatggtatcaaagccaatccctagccggaagtgtgccgacgaggatgtcgagcacctaaggggggtggattgtaacatcccacatctcccagaggagtgatccttaaatgtatattcctatccctatctagcacgaggcattttgggagctcactggcttcgggttccatcggaactccgaagttaagcgagtagcacgcgagagcactcccatgatgggtgacccactgggaagttgctcgtgagttcctagaaacaaaaccgtgagggcgtcgtcagggcccaaagcggacaatatcgtgctacggtggtggagcggggcCGGGAAGGGATCCGCCCTGGGCTAGGATGTGacattaaaactgaaaagaaaattggtataaattaaaaatgggtacaaactaaaactaaaaatatatgataaaaaatttagtcataaatataaatatactaattgtaacatttttaacattaaatgaatatatttagaaataaaaaatattttattattcaaataattaatgatgttattaatactaaAGGACcctgataaaaaattgaaaagaaataagattttaatcaatggaatagcaaaaggaaggatgagaacctaatttctcctttaaTAAATTATatagagctcgtttggatgtgcttttaaaatggctaaaatcgcttttagagaaaatattttttggttccaaaagcacttaaagtgcttttccaaaatttacttgcatttttactaagaattgattcaaaaaacattttcaccaaaagcgctttcagtcattttaaaaatatatccaAACAAGCACATAGTGTTGTTGTTGGAGATTGTAGCTCATGGGATGGTTGTTCAAGATTGTATTCTCCTTGGGTCACCTAATGCTTGACCAAATGGGTGATTAATATATCcacattattttatatattttatttattaatttatttattcttaacgaatgttttattttctaaatagaATTTTATGAGCACCAAGTATCTTATTTACTACATCCTATTTATAATTATAACCATGTGTTGGCGTGTTTTATTAAGATGAGACCAATAAAAATTATAACTTACTATAATATAAAGTTTATTTCAATACACAATTGATTCTAAGTTGAAATCgaaattttttatgaatttaaagaGGTTATTTCATTATAGAATATTATTTTAAAAGAGTTTTACTGTAATATATTATGTTACATCGCCAAGAttcattccctatatatatataactgttATTAATACGCTAAAAATCTCAATTTACATTCCTTACaactgtatttttctttctaattattgaacgtttggagtgcaaaataagagttttggagtgtcaataataTTTCCCTATATATAACaattacatatttataatattagatattattttagtaatttttattaatcataTAGTAGATTCCGGacaattttattatatttatcaTTGATCTCCAGGATTAGATTTGATCTTGTTGTGCTTAATGAAGGTTTAAGGCACTTGGCTAACACTATGAAACACCAATTAATTTGTTGTAaagtggaaaaggaaaccctTATTAATCAAACACTAACCTTTACTTGGATTAGCAATAACTTCCATCACACACAAGAAAACTAGACAACTCACAAACCATCcatcaaagtgttttttttttataaacaaacGATAATATCTCCATTAAGGAGGTGGAAGAATGGTACAATAGGCTTGCCATAATAATGTGTTTCAACTTTACTTttagtgagaatcgaacctaaaactctcaccaagtgaagaagaataacaCTAGAccgtgtggatgcaaatttccgtcttcttcttcttggacaaaattgcacctacaaaacaattaacaccttagggtcaaggccaagagccttacACACCCACGATAAATGGGGGAGTTTTGGacgaagaatctccgatgccaaaattagaatttagagaaaaaaagtgtttagagagtttttgaagttttacAAGAGTGTCGGAGCTCCCTTTTGGGAGAGAATGGTGAGCTATATATAGGGATATGGCCGGCCCTATTAGGAGAATAGGGACCGGCCATTTAGGTATTTTTTGGGTGTAAATTGTGGttaattagcaattaatatattgattaggaatatatatatatatattaattggaTAATTAGCATAATAAAGGAATGTTTTTGGGaggttatgtaatttatagcttaattgattagctaaaagagggaaaaagaggtaaaagggatttgatgagataggtTTTGGGAATTATCTTGTAAAAGGGATTTGATGAGACagattttgaattgttaccttttttgggcatttttgacttggttgaaggatGATTGCCTGCTgttcgcgcgtaggaatcccgatatgcctcaagggtatttttgttctcttttatccaaaatccacgtgtcgccttgtgattatttttggcttaagagaccgtagtactaagtgactccATCAAAGTATTCTCAAACTCCTAACCATAACAAGTGATTCAGTGATAAGGACGCAGACTGCGGCTCCCcaataaaccaaaaaaaaaaaaattcatgatttACCACAAATTGTTCcctttttgaaaagaaaaagaaaaaagtattcTCAAACCCCTTACGTTTACCATTTTATCCTTGTCCCACGTAGGGAACATTTTACCATACCGGTAACTCAAAACAAAATTTCACTAGACGACAACAACATGGtaactgaaaacaaaagtatccccatcagaattaaaagaaaaaaaaaatacaaacaaattatttAATTAGAAAAATCCAAGCTAGCACAAATTCCGAAGAGCAAACAATTGGCTTAACTTACCGGCTGAGCCCCTCACCCAATTGCTTTCTTTCTGTTCTAACCAaccttccttttttattttcaaaaacttcTAACCAAAACTTCTAACCAACCTTCCTATTACCAAAAGATCAAAACTTTAGTATGCACCCCtttataatataaattaatattcaagtgccacataattttttttctcaaataagtcctcaaatttaaaaaagaactgttattagcactttatAATTCTTATTTTGCACTCTTttgaagtgtgtgtgtgtatatatatatatttttttaaaaggagGACAAGTGGTGTCAAACCACGATTATTCACCCATTTGGGCCCCGGAGAGGCTATGGGGAATTTTACCCTGTCCGTAGCAATATTTAAGTAGACTTACTAACTCGGGGTATCGAACCCAGACctcccacatttttttgtttattgggaacctcccacattttttaaagtatattttctttctaaatataaaaaatttaaaatgcgaaatgaaaattttagagTACTAATAATAAATTCACATTAAAAAATAGTAACATTTTGTAAATTTAGAGACTCACTGTCCCACTTCTTTTTATTATCATAATTAGCctttctcaactttttttttcaaagttaaaatattaaaaaaagctCACATGATGGAAAATAGTAAACAAATACTAAGATTTGTTGAATATGTTGGAGcaaaattgtaacaaattttagttttcaaattgaAATTGGCATATGGTCCAACAAATTTGTATTTGTAGAAATTGTTGGAGATGATATAAAGGTTCGTTTACTTACTAGTAATGCGATGAAAAAAAGGAATAGGttcctttcatgatttttcttgTGTTTACTTGCATGTAATTGGATTACCTAAAACTCGTTATGAAAATAACCCAATTTCAAGAATTTGATTAGCTAGAGGGAGGTGTTTATCCAATTCCCTTTCTTTACTTTTTCTCATTTCGAAGATATTTGGTTTGTTAATTCCCCATTACTAATAAGTAAACGGGGCTTAAATTTTTAGCAGTTAAATATTCTCTGATTGCTAAATGTTAACGCATAATGAAATTTATAATAGAATGTATTGCACATTGGCATAATCTTATTGGGTATTGAATTCCACATATATTTCAGGAGACGACATATAAGTTTTAGGGAAAAAAGAAAGTCCACAAGTCAAAgttaaacaaattttaaatttcaaaaaataaaataataatttttgagtttaattaaaaaaatttcaaaaagtgtagctaaaaaaataaaaaaaataaaaagggtttgaagactttgagttttaacgaaaatgacaaaataaaaggtaaaatgtaTAGTACtgagattgattttttaatgtaaaaatataatttttcgttaaaataaacaataccaagattttttcgttaaaattgtttaaaaataatCTATCTACAAATCGAAAAAAAATTGGGTAAAAAGACACaggacaaagaaaaaaataaaaaaccaaaaatgcaCACACATGGAAAGGAAACGAAAAGACTAAAGACTCTCTCTTACTCTGTCCTCCCACCATTTCCACACTCACTTTCTCTCCATcggcttcttcttccttcttcgcgTAGCTCCCGCGTCCAGGTCGTTCGAGGGCACTGAATCTATTTCTAGGTATTTTTGTTTGGAGAATCACAATTTTACGCATTTTTGTTTCGAACAATTTGTGTaaaatttgatttgcaaatggACGATTTTATTGCCCTAGATTCTGTGATGCTACTGTGATCTGATCTTGGAACTAGTCCTTAATTGTATTTAATTCTTGTGTTTCTGTAAATTTGCAATTAGTTACGTTGTTTGTACTGAATTTTAGTTAATCCAATTGGTAAATTTTGCTAACTGTGATTTGTGGGCATGAAGATCTGATCATTTGGTTCAATTTTGGATTGTTTTTTTGGTGTGCAGAGAGTTGGGTTCGATTTGGAGTGGGAAGTGAGTTTGCATTGTGTGGGGTTGCACTGTAGCATTGTACCTTTTTGAACAGTGTTAGTGTGTTTGTAAAGTAAATGTGTTTGTGTTGAAGGAGGGCTGGTATTGGATGGTGAGGTGATGATGTGATGCTACTTAGGCAGAGAAACTGGGTTTTAGGATTGTCGGAAGGAGGGGAGTTCTTCGACATTTGCATTATTGGTGGACTGAGGTATTTTTCTTTGATCTCCATAAGTTGTATTTGTTTCGTATTTATCTGGTTTTTGGAAATTTTCTTGTCGGGCAAAGTACCTTTTTTATAATTCGGTTGTGATCTTTAAGGGCCATGATGATTTTCTTTTTCGTGCTTTTCAATAGGgataaaaatcaaagagaggGAATAGAGATGAAAGGAAGGAGAGGAGAGGGAGCAAGAGagcaaaaatatatatagaatGAAACCAAAAACCTTATAGttgtttttaatttgtgttAAAAGTCATTAGATgtattttccttattaaaaaaaaaaaaaccatcaccATAGTTTTGATGAAATATTGTGAAGTATTTGCAGCTTCAGGTCACCCAATTTTAAGGTTGTTTCATTTGATGaacaattaaaatattttaattttcaggTGGGCAAGGAGAAATATGAAAGTGGCATACGGTGCAaatgtcaaagtctccctccCCTAAACTGAGACCCATATCTTCTTCTACTTCACAGTCTAGGTTAGACATGTTCTATTTGCTTGGTCTCTTTAACTGTGGTGACAAATTGGTCTTTGATAGTTCAGAAAATGAATGATGCACTGATAAATTTACTTGAGTGCTccttaagttttttattttttttatttttatcccaGTCTTTATAAATAAGCTGGAGAAACAAAATCGATTCTTCTTAAACTCTTTAGTTGCACAATTGTTGATTATTCCTTTGCAATATATTCAAATGGTTCATATTTCACCCAGGGTTTTAAAGGAACCAGCAATGGATGATGAAGAAGGTACAATGGCAAGAGTTGCTCAATTTGTCGAGCAACTACA
This window contains:
- the LOC139191932 gene encoding NAC domain-containing protein 2-like, whose product is MDEYSLAARNRPTEKKKGQWQDDWVLCLCTTRRAVAAELQLRQQQTRSRNMSRGSEFQQWSPQNLTCPFYPAASSFSEKVVLPERTGEVEKEDLWDELERGPGLSYDNYMDATVGNGVPENPTCPPPPFT